A window of the Halopseudomonas phragmitis genome harbors these coding sequences:
- a CDS encoding DNA-J related domain-containing protein — protein sequence MTVSTADQLLPPDFDEAVLAVLRTHPAGIGEYRLIGLLAERFPESLFATPGALRDPLRLFQVHFLLFHALYRLSDRLAECGQQLRIHALSIVLERRRDSGPGLCEPDPLRSYYLDWQQWVTTHREDVERLLSQFRAMPAAISAQARGQALALFELPDPACPKAIKRRYRELVSRHHPDRGGDTATLQEINEALLILQRYYGKA from the coding sequence ATGACCGTTTCCACTGCCGACCAGTTACTCCCGCCAGATTTTGATGAAGCCGTGCTGGCTGTGCTCAGAACGCACCCCGCCGGGATCGGCGAGTACCGCCTGATTGGCCTGCTGGCCGAGCGCTTTCCTGAGTCGTTATTCGCTACCCCGGGTGCCTTGCGCGACCCGCTGCGGCTGTTTCAGGTGCATTTTCTGCTGTTTCACGCGCTGTACCGGTTGTCCGACCGCCTGGCCGAATGCGGGCAGCAATTGCGCATTCATGCCCTGAGCATTGTGCTTGAGAGGCGTCGGGATAGTGGGCCGGGGCTCTGTGAGCCAGATCCCTTGCGCAGCTATTACCTGGATTGGCAGCAGTGGGTCACAACCCACCGTGAGGATGTTGAGCGACTGCTGAGTCAGTTCAGGGCGATGCCGGCAGCCATTTCTGCTCAGGCAAGAGGCCAGGCCCTGGCCTTGTTTGAACTTCCCGACCCAGCCTGCCCCAAGGCGATTAAGCGCCGCTATCGAGAGTTGGTGAGTCGTCACCACCCCGACCGGGGAGGTGATACCGCGACCCTGCAAGAGATCAATGAAGCTCTGTTAATTCTGCAACGCTATTACGGGAAAGCCTGA
- a CDS encoding choice-of-anchor I family protein, which produces MNNKWIIAAGTALALGLAGCNSGSSNRSNPEEPPAPAPELTPESISLSFLGRYSSGIFGQSAAEIPAFDPINRQIFVVNAQNGAIDVLDASDLSNPSLIQTLTMETIAPGAVVNSVAYRDGLLAVAVEAANKTDNGYAVLVDTNDLSILDHTQVGAQPDMLTFTPDGRYLLVANEGEPSDDYSVDPEGSVSVIELDGQQIVSVRTAGFQAFNDQKQALIDQGVRIFGPNASVAQDLEPEYIAVSADSLTAWVALQENNALAKLDIASATITDVLPLGYKDHGLDGNGIDASDTDGVIDIRTWPGVVGMYHPDSIAAYSVDGATYIVTANEGDARAWGETNQAYWDGDASQGFVEEIRLKHLVHRSGFARRVGDDMPPHLHALAAGALLNPEVFGYCGASAGEPGDCREDDLLGRLTVSWVDGYRKDASGNPVMFDSNGNPDPAGDRIMYDQIYAFGARSFSIWDENANLIWDSADQFEQFLASDECRTGALRDTPCRDYFNSNHSAGDSFDNRSDNKGPEPEGVAIGKLGEKTYAFIGLERMGGVIVYDISSPQAPHFVDYLNTREDWVSDPQTNLANVGDLGAEGLVFVAANDSPNGEPLLIIGNEVSGTTAIYQIDQLFAD; this is translated from the coding sequence ATGAACAATAAGTGGATCATCGCCGCCGGTACGGCCCTGGCCCTGGGCCTGGCTGGCTGCAACAGCGGCAGCAGCAATCGCAGTAATCCCGAGGAGCCGCCAGCCCCCGCACCGGAACTGACCCCGGAAAGCATCTCGCTCAGTTTCCTGGGCCGTTACAGCTCCGGTATCTTCGGCCAAAGCGCGGCTGAAATCCCGGCCTTTGATCCGATCAACCGGCAAATTTTCGTGGTCAATGCCCAGAACGGCGCCATCGACGTGCTCGATGCCAGCGACCTGAGCAACCCCAGCCTGATTCAGACCCTGACCATGGAAACCATCGCCCCCGGCGCCGTGGTCAACAGCGTGGCCTACCGTGACGGTCTGCTGGCCGTGGCCGTTGAAGCCGCCAACAAGACCGACAACGGTTACGCGGTGCTGGTCGACACCAATGACCTGAGCATACTCGATCACACCCAAGTCGGCGCCCAGCCCGACATGTTGACGTTCACCCCGGACGGACGCTATCTGCTGGTCGCCAACGAGGGCGAGCCTAGCGACGACTACAGTGTTGACCCGGAAGGCTCCGTCAGCGTGATCGAGCTGGACGGCCAGCAGATCGTCAGCGTTCGTACGGCCGGTTTCCAGGCTTTCAATGACCAGAAGCAGGCGTTGATCGACCAGGGAGTACGGATTTTTGGCCCCAATGCCAGTGTGGCTCAGGACCTGGAGCCGGAATACATCGCCGTCTCGGCTGACAGCCTTACCGCCTGGGTCGCCCTGCAGGAAAACAACGCCCTGGCCAAGCTGGATATCGCCAGCGCCACCATCACCGACGTACTGCCCTTGGGCTATAAGGACCATGGTCTGGACGGCAACGGCATCGATGCCAGCGATACTGACGGCGTCATCGACATCCGCACCTGGCCCGGCGTCGTCGGCATGTACCACCCTGACAGCATCGCGGCCTACAGCGTCGATGGCGCAACCTACATCGTCACCGCCAACGAAGGTGACGCCCGCGCCTGGGGTGAAACCAACCAGGCCTACTGGGATGGCGATGCCAGTCAGGGTTTTGTCGAGGAAATCCGCCTCAAGCACCTGGTTCACCGCAGCGGCTTTGCTCGCCGGGTCGGCGACGACATGCCGCCGCACCTGCATGCCCTGGCCGCAGGCGCACTGCTCAACCCCGAGGTGTTCGGCTATTGCGGCGCCAGCGCTGGTGAGCCTGGCGACTGCCGCGAAGACGACCTGCTCGGTCGCCTGACCGTTAGCTGGGTCGATGGCTACCGTAAGGATGCCAGCGGCAACCCGGTGATGTTCGACAGCAATGGCAACCCGGACCCGGCCGGTGACCGGATCATGTATGACCAGATCTACGCCTTCGGCGCCCGCTCCTTCTCTATCTGGGATGAAAACGCCAATCTGATCTGGGATTCCGCTGATCAATTCGAGCAGTTTCTGGCCAGCGACGAGTGCCGTACCGGGGCACTGCGGGACACCCCTTGTCGTGACTACTTCAACTCCAACCACAGCGCTGGCGACAGCTTTGACAACCGCAGCGACAACAAAGGCCCCGAACCCGAAGGTGTCGCCATTGGCAAGCTGGGAGAAAAGACCTATGCCTTTATTGGTCTTGAGCGCATGGGTGGCGTAATCGTTTATGACATCAGCTCCCCGCAAGCGCCGCACTTCGTCGACTACCTCAACACCCGTGAAGACTGGGTGAGTGATCCGCAAACCAACCTGGCCAACGTCGGGGACCTGGGCGCAGAAGGTCTGGTATTCGTAGCCGCCAACGACTCCCCCAATGGTGAACCCCTGCTGATCATCGGTAACGAAGTCAGCGGCACCACAGCGATCTATCAGATTGACCAATTGTTCGCTGACTGA
- a CDS encoding Yip1 family protein produces MIHHVLGLFTHPDQEWKEIKGEEESIGHMYLTHVLILAAIPVVSAYIGTTQVGWTIGTAEAVKLTQASALQMTALSYLAMLAGVAVMGAFIHWMARTYDSSPTITDCVVFAAYTATPLFIGGLAALYPSLWLGMIVGTAAICYTVYLLYQGIPIFMDIPKEEGFLFSSSILAVGLVVLVAMIATAVIFWGFGVGPVYLR; encoded by the coding sequence ATGATCCATCACGTATTGGGGTTGTTCACTCATCCGGATCAGGAGTGGAAGGAGATCAAGGGTGAGGAAGAAAGCATTGGTCACATGTATCTTACTCATGTGCTGATTCTGGCAGCCATTCCGGTGGTCTCAGCCTATATCGGCACGACCCAGGTGGGCTGGACCATCGGCACGGCTGAAGCGGTCAAGCTAACCCAGGCCAGTGCGTTGCAGATGACGGCCTTGTCCTATCTGGCGATGCTGGCCGGTGTCGCGGTAATGGGCGCCTTTATCCACTGGATGGCCCGCACCTACGACTCCAGCCCGACGATCACCGACTGTGTAGTATTTGCTGCCTACACCGCCACTCCGCTGTTTATCGGAGGGTTGGCCGCGCTGTATCCGAGTCTGTGGCTGGGCATGATCGTTGGTACAGCGGCCATTTGCTATACCGTCTACCTGCTCTATCAGGGCATCCCGATCTTCATGGATATTCCCAAGGAAGAAGGCTTCCTGTTCTCCAGTTCGATTCTTGCAGTTGGTCTGGTGGTGCTGGTGGCGATGATTGCCACCGCCGTGATCTTCTGGGGCTTCGGTGTGGGGCCTGTGTACCTGCGCTAA